The Cellulomonas flavigena DSM 20109 DNA segment CGGCGCAGCGCCCGCACGTCGGCCTCGCCGCCCGGCGTCACCAGACCCGTCCGCCGCGTCGTGACGAGCACGGCGACGAACGGGGCCAGGACCAGCACGAGGGCGTACGCGGCGACGACACGCACGCCGAGGGCCGCCAGCGCGCCGGCACCGGCCACGCGCAGGACGCCGTCGACGGCCAGCTGGGCGCCGTACGCCGGGTACCGCCCGCTGCCGGAGAGCAGCCCGCGCACCGCGTACGCGACGGCCGCGCCCCCGAGGGCGGCGACCAGCAGCGGCACGTACACGTCGCGCCCGCCGAACAGCCGGCCGGCCAGCAGCGGCCACGACGCGAGGCAGACCACGGCCGTGCCGCCGAGGAGGACGACCCCCGCGGCTCCCACCGCGCGCACCGCAGCGCCGGTGGCCAGCCCACGCGCGCGCAGCGACGCCGTCGTGCGCCCGAGCTGCTGCTCCAGCGGCAGGAACAGCCCGATGCCGACCGCGTTGAGCAGGGTCCACAGCAGGTTCACGGGCGCAGCAGCCTGGGCGCCGAGCGCGTGCGCGACGAACCACAGGTACCCGTACCCGGCGAGCCCGAAGACGCCGAGGCCGACCGCGACGGCCAGCACACCGCTGCGCTCGCCGAGCCCCCGGGGGCCGGTCGCGGCGTCCGTCGTCACGCGTCCGGGCCGGCGGTCGCGTCCTCGCCCGGCCCGTCCGGCGCGACGGCGGCCTCGAGCCGCTCGACGCGCAGCCGCAGCAGGGCGGCCTGCTCCGCGAGCGTCTGGTTCTCGTGCTCGATCTCGCCCAGCTCGGCGCTGAGCTGCACGCACACGACGAGCAGC contains these protein-coding regions:
- a CDS encoding lipopolysaccharide biosynthesis protein, which codes for MTTDAATGPRGLGERSGVLAVAVGLGVFGLAGYGYLWFVAHALGAQAAAPVNLLWTLLNAVGIGLFLPLEQQLGRTTASLRARGLATGAAVRAVGAAGVVLLGGTAVVCLASWPLLAGRLFGGRDVYVPLLVAALGGAAVAYAVRGLLSGSGRYPAYGAQLAVDGVLRVAGAGALAALGVRVVAAYALVLVLAPFVAVLVTTRRTGLVTPGGEADVRALRRAVGALVLASLASQLLANLGPVVVQLRTAADQEALVSSFTVANAIARVPLFAFAAVQAVLLPGLASLLGSGDVQGYRRRLALVGWVTGALAAVGTLAVWALGDWLLALLFPPDFAVGREVFTLLALSGGLFMLAQVAAQALLAQGGDRPVLVGWALGLAAFVTAALVPGEVITVASVALVVGSGVAFVALALPLLASLRSLSRQEQVA